From a single Nostoc sp. MS1 genomic region:
- the pgl gene encoding 6-phosphogluconolactonase → MKKTVEILADQTALIARSLDLILTKLDNAIKQQGQFTLALAGGSTPKPLYEAIATQKLPWDKIHVFWGDERYVPPDHPDSNERMARLAWLDQVNIPTTNIHAVPTLDNDPAVSAAKYEQHLQTFFSSKPGEFPALDVVLLGMGDDAHTASLFPHTEALQVRDRLITVGNKDGNPRITFTYPFINAAKSVIFLVAGANKRPALAQVFADSADDLAYPCRLIKPQSELYWLLDAAAGAELSA, encoded by the coding sequence ATGAAAAAAACGGTTGAAATCCTAGCGGATCAAACGGCGTTAATTGCGCGATCGCTCGATTTGATCTTGACCAAGTTAGATAATGCTATTAAACAACAAGGGCAATTCACTCTTGCCTTAGCTGGTGGTAGCACACCTAAGCCGTTGTATGAAGCGATTGCTACCCAAAAATTACCTTGGGATAAAATCCACGTTTTCTGGGGCGATGAACGATATGTTCCCCCAGATCATCCTGATAGTAATGAACGGATGGCGCGTCTTGCATGGCTAGACCAGGTGAATATTCCCACTACAAATATTCACGCTGTCCCTACCTTAGATAATGATCCGGCTGTGTCGGCTGCTAAATATGAACAGCACCTACAAACATTTTTTAGCTCTAAACCCGGAGAGTTTCCTGCTTTAGATGTAGTGTTGTTAGGAATGGGTGATGATGCTCATACTGCATCTTTATTTCCCCACACAGAAGCTTTACAAGTACGCGATCGCTTAATTACTGTGGGTAATAAAGACGGTAATCCCCGTATAACCTTCACATATCCGTTCATTAACGCCGCCAAGAGCGTAATTTTTTTAGTTGCGGGTGCTAACAAGCGGCCAGCCCTAGCACAAGTCTTTGCAGACAGTGCAGATGACTTAGCTTATCCATGCCGATTAATTAAGCCTCAGAGTGAACTGTACTGGTTATTAGATGCAGCCGCAGGTGCGGAACTCTCAGCTTGA
- a CDS encoding FHA domain-containing protein, producing MIVCPNCNHPNPDGAVQCEACYTPLPATSNCPNCGATVQSDAAFCGQCGFNLHSTAAPAATVATVAPDVPVEVPPLVAPDPLLELLQPNALGIDPVANQSPPTPSPLPPTVVAASQTPPAVVEITPAPPPVVEAQLVAPPLSIPTPPPEPVTPPEPEPAPMQAVEPPPLPAPEPAPVAPPPSPARTQLQQITARLVHVQSDREIELPPSLSVIHIGKPNDRIPPDIDVSGFSNSEIVSRIHADIRLEGDAHYIEDVGSSNGTYINNLPLLPGNRHRLRPGDRISLGKGDLVTFLFKLA from the coding sequence ATGATCGTCTGCCCAAATTGCAATCACCCTAACCCAGATGGCGCTGTCCAATGTGAAGCTTGTTACACGCCGTTACCAGCTACTAGCAACTGTCCTAACTGTGGCGCTACTGTACAATCTGATGCTGCTTTCTGTGGTCAGTGTGGCTTTAACCTACACTCAACCGCCGCACCTGCTGCTACTGTCGCTACAGTCGCCCCTGATGTTCCAGTAGAAGTACCACCTCTAGTTGCTCCCGATCCACTTTTAGAGTTACTACAACCCAATGCGTTAGGTATTGATCCTGTTGCTAACCAAAGTCCACCTACGCCCTCACCCTTACCACCAACAGTAGTGGCCGCATCACAAACACCCCCAGCAGTAGTAGAAATTACCCCTGCACCACCACCAGTTGTTGAAGCTCAACTTGTAGCACCTCCACTAAGTATTCCGACTCCTCCACCTGAACCTGTAACACCACCTGAACCTGAACCTGCGCCGATGCAAGCAGTAGAACCTCCGCCACTACCTGCACCGGAACCTGCACCTGTAGCCCCACCTCCATCTCCTGCTAGAACACAGCTACAGCAAATTACAGCACGGTTAGTTCACGTTCAAAGCGATCGCGAAATAGAATTACCCCCCAGCCTGTCTGTGATTCATATTGGCAAGCCCAATGATCGCATTCCTCCAGATATCGATGTTTCCGGCTTTTCCAATTCCGAGATTGTTTCACGGATACATGCTGATATTCGCCTTGAAGGCGATGCACACTACATAGAAGATGTGGGAAGTTCCAACGGTACTTACATTAACAATTTGCCCCTATTACCGGGCAATAGACACCGCCTCAGACCAGGCGATCGCATCAGTTTAGGTAAGGGAGATTTGGTAACATTTCTGTTTAAACTCGCTTAG
- a CDS encoding M50 family metallopeptidase has translation MSQPGKDFETLLHREAPPEVERMGLTWLVGAAIATALLWQIPGGDYILYPFTILATWFHEMGHGLMALLLGGEFQKLEIFSNGSGRATYAIRTLLGPIGPGLVAAAGPMGPPLAGAALILASRSFTTASLSLKILGSFLLLSTLIWVRSWFGLVAIPLLGLFILGISLKAPRWMQGIAIQFLGVQACVSTYHQLDYLFSYTAGPLGLSDTAQIQRYLLLPYWFWGGLMAIASLIILVQSLRLAYREE, from the coding sequence ATGAGTCAGCCAGGGAAAGATTTTGAAACCTTACTTCACCGAGAAGCCCCTCCAGAAGTAGAGCGTATGGGACTAACTTGGTTAGTAGGAGCTGCGATCGCTACAGCCTTACTATGGCAGATTCCAGGTGGAGATTATATTTTATACCCCTTTACTATCCTTGCTACTTGGTTTCATGAAATGGGTCACGGCTTAATGGCTTTGCTTTTGGGTGGTGAATTTCAGAAATTAGAGATTTTTAGTAATGGTTCCGGTAGAGCAACTTATGCCATCAGAACATTACTAGGCCCCATTGGCCCTGGTTTAGTCGCCGCAGCCGGGCCGATGGGGCCACCACTTGCTGGTGCGGCTTTGATTTTAGCTTCCCGTAGTTTTACAACCGCCTCCCTCAGTCTCAAAATCTTAGGAAGTTTTTTACTACTTTCTACATTAATTTGGGTACGTTCCTGGTTTGGACTGGTGGCAATTCCCCTATTGGGTTTATTTATCTTGGGAATCTCTCTGAAAGCTCCTCGATGGATGCAGGGAATCGCTATTCAATTTTTGGGTGTACAAGCCTGTGTCAGTACCTATCATCAATTAGATTATTTATTTAGTTATACGGCTGGCCCTTTAGGATTGTCTGATACAGCCCAGATACAAAGATATTTGTTATTACCTTACTGGTTTTGGGGTGGATTGATGGCGATCGCATCCTTAATTATTCTTGTACAAAGCCTCCGGCTTGCTTATCGTGAAGAGTAA
- a CDS encoding carotenoid oxygenase family protein — MTTTAVNPYLDGNFAPVRKEITTDTLKVIGELPPDLSGMFVRNGPNPQWTPIGKYHWFDGDGMLHGVRLQNGKATYCNRYVSTKGWQIENEAGKAVWSGFLEPPQADLPSKNTANTALIWHAGQLLALWEGGAPHAIQVPELATIGEYTYNGKLSSAFTAHPKVDPVTGEMMFFGYSFAPPYLHYSVVSAVGELLRTVPIELPVGVIMHDFAITENYTIFMDLPLTFSVERMKRGEPMLMFERDRSSRFGIVPRHGDNSQIRWFEAPSCYVFHTFNAYEDKDEVVLIACRMSSTTILGSKDTDSDADIPRLHRWRFNLNTGKVHEEMLDDVAAEFPRVNENLLGRKTQYGYAGKAAKSLLPLFDGVIKCDFNNGKSQTHEYGRERYGGEPVFVPRPHTTAEDDGWLLTYVHDTAEDTSELVVVNAQDVNNEPVARVLIPQRVPYGFHSTWVSEEQLNFGRI; from the coding sequence ATGACGACCACAGCAGTCAATCCTTATTTAGATGGGAACTTTGCACCTGTCCGTAAAGAAATTACTACTGATACCTTAAAAGTTATTGGAGAACTACCACCCGACTTATCGGGGATGTTTGTCCGCAACGGCCCCAACCCCCAATGGACACCCATTGGTAAGTATCACTGGTTTGATGGTGATGGGATGTTACATGGTGTCAGACTCCAGAATGGTAAAGCTACTTATTGCAATCGCTACGTCAGCACCAAAGGATGGCAAATTGAAAATGAAGCAGGTAAGGCTGTCTGGTCTGGATTTTTGGAACCACCACAAGCAGACCTACCCAGTAAGAATACTGCTAACACTGCTCTAATTTGGCACGCCGGACAACTACTAGCACTATGGGAAGGCGGCGCACCCCACGCCATTCAGGTTCCTGAGTTAGCAACTATTGGTGAGTACACATATAATGGCAAGCTGAGTTCTGCTTTTACCGCTCATCCTAAAGTAGATCCGGTAACTGGAGAAATGATGTTTTTCGGCTACTCATTTGCACCACCTTATCTGCATTACAGCGTAGTTTCCGCAGTCGGGGAACTCCTGCGGACAGTACCGATAGAATTGCCTGTAGGTGTGATAATGCACGACTTCGCTATCACCGAAAACTACACTATTTTCATGGATTTACCCTTAACTTTTAGTGTAGAACGAATGAAACGGGGAGAACCCATGCTGATGTTTGAGCGCGATCGCTCCAGTCGCTTCGGTATAGTACCCCGTCATGGTGATAATAGTCAGATTCGTTGGTTTGAAGCTCCCTCCTGCTACGTCTTCCATACCTTCAACGCTTATGAAGACAAAGACGAAGTAGTGCTTATTGCCTGTCGCATGAGTTCCACTACTATTCTAGGATCTAAAGATACTGACTCTGATGCAGACATCCCTCGCTTACATCGCTGGCGCTTTAACCTCAACACAGGAAAAGTACATGAGGAAATGCTAGATGATGTCGCCGCCGAATTTCCCCGCGTAAATGAGAACCTTTTGGGTAGAAAAACCCAATATGGCTATGCTGGTAAGGCAGCAAAAAGTCTTTTACCTTTGTTTGATGGGGTTATTAAATGCGATTTCAACAATGGTAAATCTCAAACCCATGAATACGGTAGGGAACGTTACGGTGGTGAACCTGTCTTCGTACCCCGTCCTCATACAACAGCAGAAGATGACGGCTGGTTACTCACTTACGTTCATGACACGGCTGAAGATACTTCTGAATTAGTTGTAGTCAACGCCCAAGATGTCAATAATGAACCTGTAGCGCGGGTTTTAATTCCCCAGCGAGTACCCTACGGTTTTCATAGTACATGGGTTTCTGAAGAACAGTTAAACTTTGGTAGGATTTGA